A window of Chryseobacterium aquaeductus genomic DNA:
GAAAGGTGAGTTAAAAAATATAAAATATGCATATATACATGAAATAATAAATTTTTTTGAGTATATAACTCTTTCTTCATTCTCATTATTTAAATTCTTAAGACGTTGGATAATTGTAAAAACAAAATAGATGATTAAACGATATGGAATAAGAGGTATTTTTTCGTTATTTATTTCTTATATTTTCACAAAAATATTTTATAGAAAGTCTAGAATAATAAGACTGCCTTTTGATATTAGAAATAAAAACTGCATTGATCTAGGTGAGAATCTCACTACTGGAAATTCTTGTAGAATAGAAGCTTATCCTGTAAATATTGCAGATCAAAACAAGAAAATTTTAATATTTGGTAAAAACATCCAAATAAATGATTATGTACATATTTCAGCTGGTTTAAAAGTCTCTATTGGTGATAATGTACTTATTGCGAGTAAAGTTTTCATATCAGATATTTCTCATGGTTCATATTCAGGTGACGAATTAGACTCTTCTCCCAAAAGTATTCCGCAAGAGAGATTGCTATATGCAAAAGAAATTAAAATAGAGGAAAATGTTTGGATAGGTGAATTTGTTTCAGTTCTTCCAGGAGTAACAATTGGTAAAGGATCAATAATTGGCTCAAACTCAGTTGTTTCTAGAGATATACCGCCAAATGTAATTGCAGTAGGAACACCAGCAAAGCCTATTAAGAAATACAATTTTATTTCTGAAAAATGGGAAAAAATACAATAAATTTTTAAAAATGAAAGTTACAGCATCTATAGTATTATATAATAGTAATCCTAATGAAATTGAAAAATTATGTTTAAATATTTTTGAATATTTCGATACTATTTTATTACATTTAATAGACAATTCTCCAAATAATCAATTAAAATTTTTAGAAAATCTAAGTAAAAACATAAACTACATTCATTTACCTAATAATCCTGGCTTTGGATCTGCGCATAACGTAGCTATGCAAAAGGCAATCGATATAGATTCAAAATATCATTTTGTTATTAATCCCGATATTATTTTAATAGAAGATGTTTTTACTCCCATGCTGAAATACATGGAAAACAACATAAAAATTGCAATGATGATGCCGAAAATTTTAAATTTAGATTTATCTAAACAATATTTACCAAAGCTTTTACCAACACCAATTGATCTATTTTTAAGAAAAATAAAAAAACCTGCTTTTTTATATGTCAAATTTATTAATCAATATGAATTAAGATTTGTAGATGATAAAAGGATATACGAAGCACCTGTTTTATCAGGTTGTTTTACCTTATTTAGAACTTCTGTTTTAAAAGAAAAAGGATTGTATGATGATGGCTTTTTTATGTATTTCGAGGATTGGGACATTTCAAGAAGAATTCATTCAGATTATAAAACCATTATTTTTCAAAAAGTATCAGTAATTCATGAGTATGAATCTGGAGCAAACAAAAATAAAAAACTTTTCAAAATTTTTATAAAGTCGGCGGTGCGTTATTTTAATAAATGGGGATGGTTTTTTGACAAAGAAAGAAAAGGAATTAATAAAAAAACATTACAACAGTTTTAATGAAAATCATTATCACAGGAGCATCAGGTTTCGTTGGTCAAAACCTTGCAAAACATTTGCAAGACCAAAACCATTCCGTTCAAGAATTATCATTGAGGAAATCTTGGGTTTTAGATAAAAAAAGCGATGCTGTCATTCATCTTGCCGGAAAAGCTCACGACACCGCAAATACTTCCGCTGAAGAAGAATATTTTAAAGTAAATAGAGATTTAGCTATTCAGCTTTTTCATGAATTTTTAAATTCAGATATTAAAGATTTTTTCTATTTCAGTTCTGTAAAAGCGACTGCAGATATCATGGACGGTATTTTAGATGAAAATCATCTTTCTGCTCCAAAAACACCTTATGGGAAATCAAAATTGGAAGCCGAGAACTATTTGCTTTCTAAAGAATTACCTATAGGCAAAAGACTTTTCATCATTCGACCTTGCATGATTCACGGTCCAGGAAATAAAGGAAATTTAAATCTTTTGTATAAAATAGTTGAAAAAGGTTTACCTTGGCCTCTGGCTGCATTTAAGAATAGCAGATCATTTTTAAGTATTGATAATCTTAATTTTTTGATTAGTCAGATGTTGGTTAAAGAAAATTTGTCATCAGGAATCTATAATTTTGCAGATGATAAAGCTATTTCCACCAACGAATTGATTTCTACCGTGAATGTTGCTTTAGGGAAAAATGCAAAGCTTTGGAAAATATCTAAAAATTTAATTATAAAAACAGCTGCTCTAGGAGATAAATTACGTTTACCTTTGAATTCGGAAAGATTAAAAAAACTTACCGAATCATATATCGTATCAAACAAAAAAATAAAATCAGCTCTGCAAATTGAACAGCTTCCTTTATCAGTTGAGGAAGGTTTGATAAAAACAATCAAAAGCTTTAAAAAATAAAATCTCTGAGAATTACAGCTGTAATCGAAAGACATTGATTTAATCAATAAATATAAAACTATGATTCGTATATTCGACTTTCTTTTTTCATTCTTTGGGTTATTTTTTCTTTGGCCTATTCTTCTTGTGGTGTACATTATAGGTTTATTTGATACTGGCTCACCAATATTTATTCAAGAAAGAGTTGGACGTTTTAAAAAGCCATTCAAACTGATGAAATTTCGTACAATGCCGGTGAATACAAAATCTGTGGCAACGCATCTTTCTCAAAATGTTTCAATAACAAAATTCGGAAGTTTTTTGCGAAAATCTAAGCTGGATGAGCTACCTCAGCTGATTAATGTTTTAATAGGAGATATGAGTTTGGTGGGACCAAGACCCAATCTATTTAATCAGATTGAATTAATAGAAGAAAGAGATAAAAGAGGAGTTTACGAAGCAGTTCCAGGTATTACAGGACTTGCTCAGATCAATGAAATTGATATGTCAACTCCGGTTGAGTTAGCAGAAAAAGATGCGGAAATGCTTAAAAAATTAAAGGTATCCGACTATTTCAGTTATATATTTTCAACCATAGGAGGGAAAGGTCAGGGTGACCGAATCAAAAAGTAGTATTTTTTTCGGTGGCCATGATAATTTATTCTTATTTTTGATTTTCAATTTACACTATCGATGAGAAATAAAATTTGGCTTTCATCACCTCATATGTCGGGAAATGAGCTCTGCTTCATTGAAGATGCTTTAAATAAGAACTGGGTGACGTCTCAGGGAGAAAATATTGATGAATTTGAAAAATCTCTGTCGGTATTATTAAAGAATGATCTGAAGGTTTGTGCTTTAAATTCTGCCACTTCTGCAATTCATTTATCTTTAATAATATTGGGTGTCACTTCTGGTGATGAAGTCATAACTTCCTCTTTCAGTTTTTGTGCCTCAGCAAATCCTATAACTTACTGCGGAGCAATACCTATTTTCATAGACTCTGAAAAAGATACTTGGAATATGTGTCCGATTGCTTTGGAAGAAGCAATTGAAGACAGAATTTCAAAAGGTAAAAAACCGAAAGCAATCATTGTCGTTCATCTATATGGAATGCCAGCTAAAATGGACGAAATTACAGCTATTGCGCATAAATATGAAATTCCAGTTATTGAAGATGCAGCAGAAGCCTTAGGATCTACTTATAAAGGAAAATTGTGCGGAACTTTCGGACGTTTTGGTATTTTATCATTTAACGGAAATAAAATTATCACAACTTCCGGTGGTGGTGCTTTAGTTTGTCATACGCAGGAAGATAAAGACAAAGCCGTGTTTTTGTCGACACAGGCAAGAGACAACGCTCCTCATTACCAACATTCGCATATTGGATACAATTATCGTATGAGCAACATCGTAGCAGGTATAGGGCGTGGACAAATGGAAGTTTTAAACGATAGAGTTGAAGCCCGTAGAAAAATGCACGATTTCTATATCAGAATTTTCAAAGATATTGACGGAGTTGAGGTGTTTTCAGAACCAACTCAGGATTATTATTCTAATCATTGGCTATCAGCAATTGTAGTTGACGAAAATAAAACAGGCAAATCTCGTGAAGATTTGAGAATGGCATTTTTGGAAGATAATATAGAGTCCAGACCTTTGTGGAAGCCAATGCACTTACAACCTGTATTTGCTGATGCTCCTTATTATGGTACAAATATTTCTGAGAAACTATTTGATAACGGTTTATGTTTGCCTTCAGGTTCTAATTTGTCAGACGACGACAGACTTAGAATAAAAAAAGTGATCAACGATTTTTTTTCTAAATAAAAATATAACTTAACCTTTATTTATAGATCTATAACTGTTTGCTTTTCATAAAGTAAACAGTTTTTTTGCAAGATGGATTAAGTTTATTATCAAATATCTCAAACTGAGAATGAACATCTTTGCCTATCTTTGCAAACGAAAATAAAACAAGTGAAGAAATACCCTTGGTGGAAAGCATTGATGGACTACGGATTAAGTTTCGTAGCGATTGTTGTTTTGCTTCCTGTTTTTTTTATTTTGATGGTCATTGCATCTGTAGATACAGGATTTCCGGGTATTTTTCGGCAGGCAAGAATTGGGAGAGGTGGCGAAGTTTTTATCATTTATAAATTCAGAACCTATCACCCGAAAAAATCTGATAAGTCTAAACTAGGGTGCTGGATGAGGAAAACTAAACTTGATGAATTGCCTCAACTGTTCAATATCATAAAAGGTGATATGTCTTTAGTGGGACCACGTCCCGATGTTCCCGGATATTATGATAATCTTAAAGGTGAAGAGCGCCTAATTTTAGAATTGAAACCGGGTTTAACAAGTGAGGCAGGAATAAAATTTAGAAATGAAGAAGAAATTTTAAATAAACAAAAAAATTCTTTAAAATTTAATGATGAAATATTGTTCCCTGAAAAGGTTAAAATGAACTTAAATTATTATTATCAGCTTTCCTTTAAAAAAGATGCACAGATTTTGCTTAAGACATTCTCAATTTTAAGTAAATAAGATCATCAAAAAAATATGAAGTATACAATGCAGTGGTTTCCAAAAACAATGATTGCGGTTTTTTCTTTTTTTCTTCTAAAGATTAATGCACAAACAGAATTGAAATTTAATGTTCTTTTTTTACCCTTAGGTACAGTTAATATAGCAGCGGAAAAATCTCTCAGTAAAAAAATCTCTTTGCAGGCAGAAGCTTTTGTATCTCCATGGAAGTCTTTTGGGGGCAAAAATTTTCAAATATATATGGGAACCTTAGAAGGTAGATATTATTTTAAAGAAATGATGAGAGGTTGGTATGTTGGTGCGTACGGAAGTATTGCAGCCTACAATCTTCAAAAGTGGAATTATTTCAAAGCAAAGCCAGTTTTCAATGAAGATGGAACGCCACAATTGTTACCCGACGGAAATATACGTACAACTGAAAGATACCAAAAAGGATTAGCCTTTATTTTTGGAATAAGTGGCGGTTATCATTTTATCATTAATAATAAATTAGGACTTGATGTCTATGCAGGTGTAGGAACCACTCAGTCTATCTACAGAGGATATTTTAAGGATAACGATCAGCGGTATGATAAAGCTGACGAGTGGAATAAGAGCGGTGAGTTTATTCCTACGAGAGGTGGATTGATGTTTACTTATAAGTTGAATTAAGTTTTCTTCTTTTTAATAAAAGATTAGATATATTTGTATACCTTTTCAGGATGTAATTATGAATCATACTCGACCTCACCTTTTGTCACTTCCAAAAATTTTAGATAAGCGAGGAAACTTATCATTTTTTGAACATCCCAATCAATTGCCTTTTAAGATTGCAAGAACATATTGGATTTATGATGTTCCAGGAGGTGAAGCAAGAGGCAGCCATGCTTTTAAAGAGCAGCAAGAATTCATTGTTGCACTTTCTGGAAGTTTTGATATTGTGTTAAATGATGGTGAGAATGAGTTTAAATTTTCTTTAAATCGTTCTTATGAGGGGTTATACATTCCCAAAATGTATTGGAGAAGTTTGGAGAATTTTTCAACCAATTCGCTTGCATTGATAGTGTCGGACAGGTCTTTCGATGCTGATGACTATGTACGAGATTTTGAACAGTTTAAAACACTAAAAAATGGGTAAAATATCTGTATTTGATTGTTCGGTAATCGATCTAGGAAAAATAAATTTTGAAGAAGGGAACTTAACAGTAGTTGAAAATAATTCAAATTTTCCCTTTAATGTAAAAAGAGTATTCTATTTATATGACATTGCGGGTGGGGAGAGCCGTGGTGCCCATGCTCATAAAGATTGTCATCAGTTTCTTATTGCTGCAAGTGGAAGTTTTGAAGTTAGTTTGGATGATGGAAAATATAAAAGGCAAGTTTTTCTGAATAGGCCCAATATAGGATTGCATATTTCTCCGGGAATTTGGGCTTCAGAAGTCAACTTTTCATCAGGAGCGATCTGCTTAGTTTTGGCATCCCATAACTATAATGAAAGTGATTATATCAGAGATTACAGTGATTTTTTAGAATTTGTAGATAGTGAAACAGTTAGTAAGAAACGTTAAGATTATAGGTAAAGGTTCTAAGGGAATTGAAGAAAGAAGAGTAGCTAGTGATTCAGTAGCTACAAGCGATTTGGCATGGAAGACTTGCGATAAAGCAATCAGTAATGCAGGGCGGCATTCAACCAAGTATAAAGATATTACAAAAAACTGCTAAGATTTCAGGATTACATTTTGAAAAGGTAATGGTCAAAATGGATAAGTATGCAAATACATGTGGTGGAACTTTGCCAATATTGTTAGATGAATTGCACCGAGCAGGAAAAATTAAAAAAGATAATATAATTCCTTTCGTTGTCTTAGGCAGTGGATGGACCTATGGAGCATCTATTATTAGGATGTAGAATTTAAATAATAAGATATTAACAATGATGATGATAATAATTGGAGCATCAAATATAGATAATTTTCTTTACGAAAAATATAAATCTCCAAATTACAAATTTTTAGGCACTTACAACAATACTTATACAAATGCTGATGAACTTTCAAAAATAGATGTTACAGATTACAAGCAAGTATCAGATTGGGTAGAAAATAATATAGATTTTTTAGAAAACATCACATTAATTAATTGTGCAGGGATAACATATAATTCTTTTGCTCATAAATCTGATCCAGATGCCTGGAAAAAAGTGATTGATGTAAACCTAGTAGGAACATTTAATTGTACAAGAGCAATATTACCCATTATGCGCTCTCAAAAGTTCGGCAGAATTATTAATTTTTCATCTGTTGTAGCCTCAAAAGGTACACCAAGAATAAGTGCTTATACAGCATCAAAATCTGCATTGTGGGGTATGTCTAAATCTTTAGCTCAAGAAAATGCAGGGCTTAATATCACAATTAATAATATTAATTTAGGATATAGTGAGTTGGGAATGATCAATCAGGTTTCACAAGAATTTCTGGATGCATTGGTTAAACAGATACCGGCCAAAAACTTATGTGAACCTATCGATATTTTTAGAACAGTTGATTACTTAATCAATTGCGATTATATAAGCGGTTCATCAATCGACTTAAAAGGAGTATTGATATGAGTAGAGAATCAATCGAAAAACAGATAGAGTTTAGAAAAAATGAATTGATGCACTATGCACCAACTAGTTTTTTTAGAAAAAGTGCGGAAAAGTCATTTGAATATTTTGTAAAAAATGATATAATTTCGCAAATAGAAGAGAATGATAGAGTCTTTAGTGTAAGTATAGAAGATTCCATTTATAATTTTTTTTATGAATTTTTAAAATGGGATAGTGATTTTTTTAAAATGCCAACATATAAGCTAAATTATGTACTCTATGATGATACAAATTACCTTAGTTTACTCAAAGCAATTTCAGCGTTCAAAGAGAATATTGTAAAAAAAAGTTATATTTTTATTGAAATTCCTTCTGAAGATATCTTTCTAATTCAGGCGTTGAATGAAAGCATGTTCAGAATGGTAGAAACAAGAATGACTTACTTTCTTGACCTGAAAACGTTTGAGAATGATAGATACCCTGTAAGAAAAGCTATTGAATCTGATATTTTAAATCTTAAAAAAGTATCTTCCGAAATGGTTAATCCATTTGATAGATTTCATGCAGATATATCTTATGATCCAATTATTGCAGACATCTTCCTGGGTGTTTTTGCAGAGGAATCTGTTAAAGGGTTTGCAGACTATGTGATGGTTCCCAATGAAAAAGGTGTTGGTTCAGATTCATTTTTAACAGCAAAATACAATAAAAGCTGGTGGGATCACATTGAAACTAAAGTTTCAAAAATGGTACTTAGTGCGGTGTCGTCAAAAACAAATAAAGGATGGTACGTAAAATTAATCTCCGAGATGGCATATCATTTAAGAGAGCAAGGAGCAGAGTTTGCATTGATGCATCCGGCATCTACAAATAAAGCGGTTATTCATTCTTACGAGAAATTGGGATGCAAATTGGGTAAAGTTTCACATATTTTAACTTATATGAAAAGATGATTAAATTTTTAGATTTACAGAAAATAAACCTGGCTTATCAGGCTGAAATAGAAGAAAGAATTCTAAATACATTTCGTTCAGGATGGTATTTGCTGGGCACTGAGGTGAATACATTTGAGACTCATCTGGCTCAATATATTGGCTCCGGGCATGCCATTGGAGTTGCTAATGGTTTAGATGCTTTACGATTGATTCTCAGAGCATACATTGAGTTGGGTATTATGCAGAAGGGAGATGAGATTATAGTGCCTGCCAACACCTATATTGCTTCTCTTTTAGCAATTTCAGATAATGGATTGGTACCTGTTTTGGTGGAGCCGGATTTAGAAAATTATAATATTGATATTTCTAAAATCGAAGAAAAAATAAGATCCAAAACCAAGGCTATCATGATTGTTCATTTGTATGGTAGAGTTGTTTTTTCGAATGCTTTAAAAGATTTGGCACAGAAGCATCAGCTAAAAATCATTGAAGATAACGCTCAGGCAATAGGAGCAGAATGGGAAGGCAAAAAAACAGGAAATTTAGGAGATGTAGCAGGTTTCAGTTTTTATCCTGGGAAGAATTTGGGAGCCTTGGGTGATGGCGGAGGGGTTACGACAAGTGATGATGATTTGGCAAAAACCATACGTGCGTTGGCAAATTATGGGTCAATGCAAAAATATGTAAACATTTATCAGGGTCTGAACTCACGATTGGATGAAATTCAGGCAGCTGTTTTGGATGTTAAACTAAAATATATTGATTCTGAAAACGATAGGAGAAGAGAGATAGCTGAAAGATATTTGTCAGAAATAAAAAATCCTGCGATTATACTTCCGAATGTTGCTAAGAATGGGAATGAGCATGTGTGGCATTTATTTGTGATCAGGATTCAGGAAAGAGAGAAGTTTCAGACTTATCTTACGGAAAAAGGTGTTCAAACGCTGATTCATTATCCTATTCCTCCTCATAAGCAGGATGCGTACAAAGAAATGAATGATTTGGTTTATCCTCTTACCGAGCAGATTCACAATGAGGTACTGAGCCTGCCGATAAGCCCTGTGATGACGGATGAAGAGGTGGGGAATGTGATTGAAATAATTAATAAAAAAGAGTGATTCGTCATTTTAAAAAAATTAAATCGAGTAGTCTGTTAAAAATATTTTCTTTAACAGGAATTTCGGTACTTATAAAATTGATTTCGAGTTATCTGATCGTTAAGTTATTAGCAATTTTAGTTGGTCCCGGAGGAATTGCTCTTATAGGTCAATTGCAGAATTTCACCTCAGTTTTTACAACTTTAGGTGCAGGTGGAATTAACAATGGAGTGGTAAAATATGTTGCAGAATACAAAAACGATAAAACTACCTTAAAGCAGACAATGAGTAATGGTTTTAAAATAACTATATATTTCTCATGCTTTGTGGGCATAGTAATATGTTTGTTCTCAAGTTTTTTAAGTAGGGTTATTCTTTTTGACGAGCATTATTATTACATTTTTATTTTTTTTGGGATTAGTTTGATTTTAATATCTGCTAATAATTTTTTTATATCTATACTTAATGGTTTTACAGAATTTAGAAAGTTTGTAATTGTTAATATAACTACGAGTATTCTGGGATTGATTTTTACAGTAGTTCTTGTTTTATGTTTAGATATTAGAGGGGCATTGATAGCGGTGGTAACTTATCAGGCAGTAGTTATATTTTTTACCTTATATTATATAAGAAAATTATTTTGGTTTAAGAAATCATATTTGTGGGGATTATGGGATAATAAAACAGTAAGAAAATATGCAACATATTCGCTCATGGCATTGGTGTCTGCTGTTACTTTACCAGTTTCTCAGCTCATAATTAGAGGTTTTCTGGTAGATTCTTATTCTTTAAAAATTGCAGGTTATTGGGAGTCTATGAATAAGATATCATCTTTATACCTACTCTTGTTTACCTCTACTTTCAGCGTATATTATCTGCCTAAACTTTCAGAAATAAAAGAAGAATCACAATTGAGACGTGAAATTTTTAAAACCTATAAAATCTTTACTCCAATACTTTTGGTTGGCTTGTGTACAATTTTTTTTGCAAAAGAGTTTGTCATCAATATTCTGTTTACCAAAGATTTTAATCCAATGAAAGCTCTATTTTTTTGGCAGCTTCTTGGTGATTTTTTTAAAATATTTAGTTGGATTATTGCGTTTATAATGGTTGCCAAATCGATGAGCAGAATTTATATCTTCACTGAAATTATTTTTTCAGTAATGTTGACGTTATTAACATACTTATTAGTCATTCAAAATGGATTAATAGGGTCAGTTCAGGCTTATTGTATTAATTATTTCATATATTTTGTAACGATGTTATTGGTTTTCAAGAAGTTATTATTTAAAAAAATTGGATGAAAATTATTATACCGGTAGTTGGTGTTTTTGTAAAATCCGGAGGTTGGAAAGTTTGAGCCGAAATTGATAAACAAATGCATTAAGTTGAGAAATAGTATAGAAATTTTTAGCTTATGTACAAACTGAAAATCTGTAAAAGAATATTTTTTTACATAAATTTTGTATTTCTATGGTTTGATTACTCGGTTTTTAAGAAAAGTGTTATTTAAGAAAAATCTATGAAAATTTTATTATTCGGAGAGTATAGCAACGTACATTGGACATTAGCTGAAGCATATAGAAAACTTGGGCATGAAGTGATTGTAGTATCTGACGGAGATTGGTGGAAAAATTATCAAAGGGATATAAATATTCCTTACAATAACAAGTTTAAATTTCTTATTTTTCTTTTACAAATTATCATTGATCACAGATTTAAAAATAATGATATTGTTCAGTTGATTAATTATCGATTTTTGTTTAAAAACAAATTAGGTTTTTTAAATAAATACTTCTTTAATCATTTGAAAAAAAATAACAAAAGAATAGTTTTGGCAGCCTATGGTGATGATTACTATTATGTGCAGGCATGTATTCAAAAAAAATTAAAATATAATCCTATCAAAGAAGTAGCTCCTAATCTTTCCTATTTAAAAGATATTTTTTCTGTACACAATTCTAAAACAGCCAAAGATCTCAACATTTATATTGCAAAAAAATCAGATGGTATTGTAGCGTGTATGTATGATTACTTCGCAAGCTATAGAGATGAATATAAAGACAAATTGGTTGCAATTCCGTTGCCTATTGATCTTGAAAAATTAAATTATACAGATAATTTATACAAGGAAAAACTTAATATTTTTTTAGGTGTACAAAAATTCAGAATGGAGTGGAAGGGGACTGATTATATATTAAAATGTTTTGAAATTTTAAAAGAAAAACATAAGGATGAGATTGATTTACGCATCATAGAAAATGTACCATATCATGAGTATGTAAAGCTTTTTTCAGAGTCAAATTTGTTTTTTGATCAAACACATTCATATGCTCAAGGTATGAATGGGCTGATTGCTATGGCGCAAGGGAAAATTTTATTTGGAGGTGGAGAGAAAGAGCACTATGCATTACTAGGAGAGAAATTTAATTTTCCAATTGTAAATATAAGCTCCGATATTCAAGATATGTGCAGAAAGGTTGAATATTTTATAGGAAAAAAAACAGAGGTTTTGGA
This region includes:
- a CDS encoding DapH/DapD/GlmU-related protein, giving the protein MIKRYGIRGIFSLFISYIFTKIFYRKSRIIRLPFDIRNKNCIDLGENLTTGNSCRIEAYPVNIADQNKKILIFGKNIQINDYVHISAGLKVSIGDNVLIASKVFISDISHGSYSGDELDSSPKSIPQERLLYAKEIKIEENVWIGEFVSVLPGVTIGKGSIIGSNSVVSRDIPPNVIAVGTPAKPIKKYNFISEKWEKIQ
- a CDS encoding glycosyltransferase; protein product: MKVTASIVLYNSNPNEIEKLCLNIFEYFDTILLHLIDNSPNNQLKFLENLSKNINYIHLPNNPGFGSAHNVAMQKAIDIDSKYHFVINPDIILIEDVFTPMLKYMENNIKIAMMMPKILNLDLSKQYLPKLLPTPIDLFLRKIKKPAFLYVKFINQYELRFVDDKRIYEAPVLSGCFTLFRTSVLKEKGLYDDGFFMYFEDWDISRRIHSDYKTIIFQKVSVIHEYESGANKNKKLFKIFIKSAVRYFNKWGWFFDKERKGINKKTLQQF
- a CDS encoding NAD-dependent epimerase/dehydratase family protein — encoded protein: MKIIITGASGFVGQNLAKHLQDQNHSVQELSLRKSWVLDKKSDAVIHLAGKAHDTANTSAEEEYFKVNRDLAIQLFHEFLNSDIKDFFYFSSVKATADIMDGILDENHLSAPKTPYGKSKLEAENYLLSKELPIGKRLFIIRPCMIHGPGNKGNLNLLYKIVEKGLPWPLAAFKNSRSFLSIDNLNFLISQMLVKENLSSGIYNFADDKAISTNELISTVNVALGKNAKLWKISKNLIIKTAALGDKLRLPLNSERLKKLTESYIVSNKKIKSALQIEQLPLSVEEGLIKTIKSFKK
- a CDS encoding sugar transferase — its product is MIRIFDFLFSFFGLFFLWPILLVVYIIGLFDTGSPIFIQERVGRFKKPFKLMKFRTMPVNTKSVATHLSQNVSITKFGSFLRKSKLDELPQLINVLIGDMSLVGPRPNLFNQIELIEERDKRGVYEAVPGITGLAQINEIDMSTPVELAEKDAEMLKKLKVSDYFSYIFSTIGGKGQGDRIKK
- a CDS encoding DegT/DnrJ/EryC1/StrS family aminotransferase, with amino-acid sequence MRNKIWLSSPHMSGNELCFIEDALNKNWVTSQGENIDEFEKSLSVLLKNDLKVCALNSATSAIHLSLIILGVTSGDEVITSSFSFCASANPITYCGAIPIFIDSEKDTWNMCPIALEEAIEDRISKGKKPKAIIVVHLYGMPAKMDEITAIAHKYEIPVIEDAAEALGSTYKGKLCGTFGRFGILSFNGNKIITTSGGGALVCHTQEDKDKAVFLSTQARDNAPHYQHSHIGYNYRMSNIVAGIGRGQMEVLNDRVEARRKMHDFYIRIFKDIDGVEVFSEPTQDYYSNHWLSAIVVDENKTGKSREDLRMAFLEDNIESRPLWKPMHLQPVFADAPYYGTNISEKLFDNGLCLPSGSNLSDDDRLRIKKVINDFFSK
- a CDS encoding sugar transferase, producing MKKYPWWKALMDYGLSFVAIVVLLPVFFILMVIASVDTGFPGIFRQARIGRGGEVFIIYKFRTYHPKKSDKSKLGCWMRKTKLDELPQLFNIIKGDMSLVGPRPDVPGYYDNLKGEERLILELKPGLTSEAGIKFRNEEEILNKQKNSLKFNDEILFPEKVKMNLNYYYQLSFKKDAQILLKTFSILSK
- a CDS encoding DUF3575 domain-containing protein, with the translated sequence MKYTMQWFPKTMIAVFSFFLLKINAQTELKFNVLFLPLGTVNIAAEKSLSKKISLQAEAFVSPWKSFGGKNFQIYMGTLEGRYYFKEMMRGWYVGAYGSIAAYNLQKWNYFKAKPVFNEDGTPQLLPDGNIRTTERYQKGLAFIFGISGGYHFIINNKLGLDVYAGVGTTQSIYRGYFKDNDQRYDKADEWNKSGEFIPTRGGLMFTYKLN
- a CDS encoding sugar 3,4-ketoisomerase, which codes for MNHTRPHLLSLPKILDKRGNLSFFEHPNQLPFKIARTYWIYDVPGGEARGSHAFKEQQEFIVALSGSFDIVLNDGENEFKFSLNRSYEGLYIPKMYWRSLENFSTNSLALIVSDRSFDADDYVRDFEQFKTLKNG
- a CDS encoding sugar 3,4-ketoisomerase; protein product: MGKISVFDCSVIDLGKINFEEGNLTVVENNSNFPFNVKRVFYLYDIAGGESRGAHAHKDCHQFLIAASGSFEVSLDDGKYKRQVFLNRPNIGLHISPGIWASEVNFSSGAICLVLASHNYNESDYIRDYSDFLEFVDSETVSKKR
- a CDS encoding 3-oxoacyl-[acyl-carrier-protein] synthase III C-terminal domain-containing protein gives rise to the protein MQGGIQPSIKILQKTAKISGLHFEKVMVKMDKYANTCGGTLPILLDELHRAGKIKKDNIIPFVVLGSGWTYGASIIRM
- a CDS encoding SDR family NAD(P)-dependent oxidoreductase, with translation MMMIIIGASNIDNFLYEKYKSPNYKFLGTYNNTYTNADELSKIDVTDYKQVSDWVENNIDFLENITLINCAGITYNSFAHKSDPDAWKKVIDVNLVGTFNCTRAILPIMRSQKFGRIINFSSVVASKGTPRISAYTASKSALWGMSKSLAQENAGLNITINNINLGYSELGMINQVSQEFLDALVKQIPAKNLCEPIDIFRTVDYLINCDYISGSSIDLKGVLI
- a CDS encoding DegT/DnrJ/EryC1/StrS family aminotransferase translates to MIKFLDLQKINLAYQAEIEERILNTFRSGWYLLGTEVNTFETHLAQYIGSGHAIGVANGLDALRLILRAYIELGIMQKGDEIIVPANTYIASLLAISDNGLVPVLVEPDLENYNIDISKIEEKIRSKTKAIMIVHLYGRVVFSNALKDLAQKHQLKIIEDNAQAIGAEWEGKKTGNLGDVAGFSFYPGKNLGALGDGGGVTTSDDDLAKTIRALANYGSMQKYVNIYQGLNSRLDEIQAAVLDVKLKYIDSENDRRREIAERYLSEIKNPAIILPNVAKNGNEHVWHLFVIRIQEREKFQTYLTEKGVQTLIHYPIPPHKQDAYKEMNDLVYPLTEQIHNEVLSLPISPVMTDEEVGNVIEIINKKE
- a CDS encoding O-antigen translocase; amino-acid sequence: MIRHFKKIKSSSLLKIFSLTGISVLIKLISSYLIVKLLAILVGPGGIALIGQLQNFTSVFTTLGAGGINNGVVKYVAEYKNDKTTLKQTMSNGFKITIYFSCFVGIVICLFSSFLSRVILFDEHYYYIFIFFGISLILISANNFFISILNGFTEFRKFVIVNITTSILGLIFTVVLVLCLDIRGALIAVVTYQAVVIFFTLYYIRKLFWFKKSYLWGLWDNKTVRKYATYSLMALVSAVTLPVSQLIIRGFLVDSYSLKIAGYWESMNKISSLYLLLFTSTFSVYYLPKLSEIKEESQLRREIFKTYKIFTPILLVGLCTIFFAKEFVINILFTKDFNPMKALFFWQLLGDFFKIFSWIIAFIMVAKSMSRIYIFTEIIFSVMLTLLTYLLVIQNGLIGSVQAYCINYFIYFVTMLLVFKKLLFKKIG